From a single Silene latifolia isolate original U9 population chromosome 6, ASM4854445v1, whole genome shotgun sequence genomic region:
- the LOC141587614 gene encoding uncharacterized protein LOC141587614, whose amino-acid sequence MRICNPSIRKSLLLPHCPLFPWFGYYTTYVLGYAPQTKGFKVIAISFKDNRGVMLPEKRLAVFTLNDQQWIVRDHDDFNFDCLSSMRLFGPYYLCDGAAHWLGRGPCEDSSNQDYKPTHLVSLDFDTESFTILELPHVLDNENIMSSTNLFLLGESLACFCISCKREYFCITCRCLRIWVLKQECGKREWTLWFSGPSSDDGFSLFHNNTRLTTKRVLYFDGGYLVYGRKSYNIATGQVQWLGKPMNPYLESETYSKSLEWYNESLLLCKGYGVEDTTDSPIHWGE is encoded by the coding sequence ATGAGAATATGTAACCCTAGTATTAGAAAATCGTTGCTACTTCCTCATTGCCCTCTTTTTCCATGGTTCGGCTACTACACTACCTATGTTCTTGGATACGCGCCTCAGACTAAGGGCTTTAAAGTCATTGCAATCTCATTTAAGGATAATCGAGGTGTAATGCTTCCAGAGAAGCGTCTTGCAGTTTTCACACTAAATGATCAACAATGGATTGTTAGGGATCATGATGACTTCAACTTTGACTGTTTGTCTTCTATGCGTTTGTTCGGGCCCTATTATTTATGTGATGGCGCAGCTCACTGGCTTGGAAGGGGTCCATGTGAGGATAGTAGTAATCAAGATTATAAACCAACTCATCTTGTTTCTCTTGATTTTGATACGGAAAGTTTCACCATTTTGGAACTGCCACATGTGTTGGATAATGAAAATATAATGTCTTCAACTAATCTGTTTCTTCTTGGGGAGTCATTAGCGTGTTTTTGCATTTCCTGTAAACGGGAGTATTTTTGCATTACCTGTAGATGTCTCAGAATATGGGTGTTGAAACAGGAGTGTGGAAAGAGGGAGTGGACTTTATGGTTTTCAGGTCCTTCGAGTGATGATGGTTTTAGTTTGTTCCACAATAATACGCGATTAACAACAAAAAGGGTATTATATTTTGATGGTGGTTATCTCGTTTATGGGAGGAAATCTTATAATATTGCTACAGGCCAAGTGCAGTGGCTTGGAAAGCCTATGAATCCATATCTAGAATCAGAAACGTATAGTAAGAGCTTGGAGTGGTACAATGAAAGCTTGCTGTTGTGCAAAGGATATGGAGTTGAGGATACGACGGATTCACCAATTCACTGGGGTGAATAA